One segment of Ascidiaceihabitans donghaensis DNA contains the following:
- a CDS encoding YcgN family cysteine cluster protein → MTGAIAQKGLAREFWKRKPLKKMNDAEWEALCDGCGKCCLNKLEDDDSGEVALTNVACRLLDDATCRCVHYENRRQFVPDCISLTPDNLDTHAYWMPQTCAYRLLFDGKELPEWHPLITGDPNSVHKAGVSMQHRTVSEFSVPEEDWEDHIIEEPT, encoded by the coding sequence ATGACCGGTGCAATTGCACAAAAGGGGCTGGCCCGCGAATTCTGGAAGCGTAAACCGCTGAAAAAAATGAATGATGCGGAATGGGAAGCGCTGTGTGACGGGTGCGGCAAGTGCTGCCTGAACAAACTGGAAGACGATGACAGCGGCGAAGTTGCATTGACAAATGTGGCCTGTCGCCTGCTGGACGATGCAACATGCCGATGTGTGCACTACGAAAACCGTCGCCAGTTTGTGCCTGATTGCATCAGCCTGACCCCGGACAATCTGGACACGCACGCCTATTGGATGCCGCAGACCTGTGCCTACCGCCTGCTGTTTGATGGCAAGGAATTGCCCGAATGGCATCCTTTGATCACGGGCGACCCGAATTCCGTCCACAAGGCCGGCGTCAGCATGCAACATCGGACAGTGTCTGAATTCAGCGTCCCCGAGGAAGATTGGGAAGATCACATCATAGAGGAGCCCACCTGA
- a CDS encoding bifunctional riboflavin kinase/FAD synthetase: protein MRIIRDYHFVEPQDRGATVAVGNFDGVHQGHQSVIDMARAARPDAPLGVLTFEPHPRQFFAPHAPSFRLMSREARASRLEKLGVEKLYELNFNAALSGLSPHDFAKIVIADGLGLQHVIVGADFCFGKDRAGTVQDLQQFGAEMGFGVTIAPLIAQSEKTISSTAIRQALSDARPADAAAMLGHWHRIEGPVIGGEQRGRELGYPTANMSIDGLHPPAFGVYAVLVDVLDGPHTGQYHGVASMGVRPMFGENKPNLETFIFDFTGDLYGTQLSVGLVAHLRGEEKFDGLDALITQMDADSLQARSILAAL from the coding sequence ATGCGCATCATTCGAGACTATCACTTCGTTGAACCCCAAGACCGCGGCGCCACAGTCGCTGTCGGCAACTTTGACGGGGTTCACCAAGGCCATCAATCCGTCATAGACATGGCCCGCGCCGCAAGGCCCGACGCCCCTTTGGGCGTGTTGACGTTTGAACCCCACCCCCGTCAGTTTTTCGCCCCCCACGCCCCGTCCTTTCGACTAATGAGCCGTGAAGCCCGAGCGTCACGATTGGAAAAGCTGGGTGTTGAAAAACTGTATGAATTGAATTTCAACGCTGCACTTTCAGGCCTTAGTCCACATGATTTTGCAAAGATCGTGATCGCGGATGGCCTTGGGTTGCAGCATGTTATTGTCGGCGCTGATTTTTGCTTTGGCAAAGACCGTGCAGGCACTGTGCAAGATTTGCAACAATTCGGGGCCGAAATGGGGTTTGGCGTCACAATCGCCCCCCTGATCGCGCAATCTGAAAAAACGATTTCATCCACCGCCATCCGGCAAGCGTTGAGCGATGCGCGGCCCGCCGATGCCGCGGCGATGCTGGGCCACTGGCACCGGATCGAAGGCCCTGTGATTGGTGGCGAGCAACGTGGCCGCGAATTGGGCTATCCAACGGCCAACATGTCCATTGACGGGCTGCATCCCCCTGCCTTTGGCGTCTATGCTGTTCTGGTCGATGTGTTAGACGGGCCGCACACAGGCCAGTATCACGGCGTCGCATCCATGGGCGTGCGTCCCATGTTTGGCGAAAACAAACCCAACCTAGAAACCTTTATCTTCGATTTCACCGGCGATCTGTATGGCACGCAATTGTCCGTCGGTCTGGTAGCCCATTTGCGCGGCGAAGAGAAATTTGACGGCCTAGATGCGTTGATCACGCAGATGGATGCCGACAGCCTACAAGCCCGCTCCATTCTGGCCGCTCTATGA
- a CDS encoding sterol desaturase family protein has translation MKETLRVLMHMGSLQRLLPFWLFGVALMVWAPSLWILPALVWGGVMQFFVEYAMHRFLLHRAPPTDQSPFNALYRSHIGHHEFPNTPEFFTGDDHWYPVRFGLLSLALHVAVLGWIIGIQAALWFSIIAIFVGSVSAFAFYEFCHTLAHLKVPKGWFGTQITQSHLRHHFNDHDATFHVSFGMGWIDRVFGTGYNRETARDRFDADTILSMGMDPEDLRLVTARKAYGLPASPRPRKGSTQAQ, from the coding sequence ATGAAAGAAACGCTGCGGGTGCTGATGCACATGGGGTCATTGCAACGGCTTTTGCCGTTTTGGTTGTTTGGGGTGGCCCTTATGGTTTGGGCGCCTTCCTTGTGGATCCTGCCCGCTTTGGTCTGGGGCGGTGTCATGCAATTTTTTGTCGAATACGCGATGCACCGTTTCTTGCTGCACCGTGCGCCCCCAACCGATCAAAGCCCTTTCAACGCATTGTACCGCAGCCACATCGGCCATCATGAATTTCCAAACACGCCGGAATTCTTCACCGGCGACGACCACTGGTATCCGGTGCGGTTCGGGCTTTTGTCTTTGGCCCTGCACGTCGCGGTTTTGGGATGGATTATAGGCATTCAAGCAGCCCTCTGGTTTTCGATCATCGCCATTTTTGTCGGATCAGTCAGCGCGTTTGCCTTTTACGAATTTTGTCATACCCTGGCGCATCTTAAAGTCCCCAAAGGCTGGTTCGGCACTCAAATCACCCAAAGCCACCTGCGCCATCACTTCAATGACCATGATGCGACCTTTCACGTGTCCTTCGGCATGGGATGGATAGATCGGGTGTTTGGCACCGGATACAATAGGGAAACCGCCCGCGACCGGTTCGATGCAGACACCATTCTAAGCATGGGCATGGACCCTGAAGATTTGCGTTTGGTTACTGCACGCAAGGCCTATGGCTTGCCTGCATCACCGCGCCCGCGCAAAGGATCAACGCAAGCGCAGTGA